The Acidobacteriota bacterium genome contains a region encoding:
- a CDS encoding DUF1820 family protein, with the protein MSEKKQVYKISFLNEGKVYEIYANRVSQGGLFGFVEVEQLLFDQKTSVVVDPSEETLRTVFEGVRRTYIPLHSVIRIDEVEKRGTGKIHELPDREGKIHPMPTTIYTPVKKDS; encoded by the coding sequence ATGAGTGAAAAAAAGCAGGTCTACAAGATTTCGTTTCTGAACGAGGGCAAGGTCTACGAGATCTACGCCAATCGGGTGAGCCAGGGCGGACTGTTCGGCTTCGTGGAAGTCGAACAGCTGCTTTTCGATCAGAAAACCTCCGTGGTTGTCGATCCCTCCGAGGAAACGCTGCGCACCGTATTCGAGGGGGTGCGGCGGACCTATATCCCTCTCCACTCGGTGATCCGCATCGACGAAGTGGAGAAAAGAGGCACCGGCAAAATTCACGAACTGCCCGACCGGGAGGGGAAAATTCATCCGATGCCCACCACCATCTACACACCGGTCAAGAAGGATTCCTGA